The window CACTGTGGGCGGACAACAACAAGACGTTAGatagcatgtacacacacacacacacacacacacacacacacacacacacacacacacacacacatatgcgcgCAGGACATTTCAGTCACACAATGCTGCAAAATCCTTTAGAGTTCAGTTTGTTCTCTGATcataaaacagtaaatgaaaagctaaatatCAGATTTGGAGTTAGAGGTGTGAGACACTGAGTGTCTCAAACGTACAGAACCAAAACACTTACCTTCTGTCCCAGGACCGTGTTTACAGCCGCATTACCTCGGCTTCTGATTTCGGCCTCAACGTGTGGCCTTTGCTCATTCAGGAACAGCATGAAGGCGTTTGGGGGCTTCTTTATATACTGACCGCCCTCCTGCTGGTTTTGACGCTTTCTCTTTCTattggacaaaaacagagacagaggaggtgaTGTTACAAGAGTGGAAACACAAGATGTGTGTAAGATTGAACCTTGTCTCTGTTGTACTGTCCACTAAAACACATTAAGAGACACTGATTATAATCATATTCATGCAGAACATCAGTGGACAAACAACAGACACCTGAAATCAAACAACAGCTGattgaaactaaataaaagaagatcCTAATTTGAATTTGTGTCTGACTTATTCATGTTGACCACAATCACAACTCATGAGAATTATGAAAATTACATTCGTGACCAAAACTGTCCAGAGCAAACTTACTTTGATTTGGACGCGtctgctggaggagcagcaaCGACAGCAGGAGCACAAATCTCATACAGCGGCTGTCCATTcctacacacataaacagagacAGATACACACTTCAGGTGGTAGGTCGAGTGTGTGTGACgattaaaactgaaactcagTAGCTGTGTTCACTCATGTTTTCActcatgtgtgtgttacttaCCACAGTCCTACATAACGCAGGCTCTGGTTGCCTTCAAGGAACCCCGTCACTGGTATGCTGTTGTgctggagacacaaacagacacagaacaggTGATTTGACATGCTGCAGTGGCATCATCTGTCCCCTAGGTGTCAGGATGTTCCCTCCTCATAGATTCTAATAACTTTGAACgagctgctgtcagacacaTCTGGAGGAACTATAGCACTGAGGTATAGAGCTACGATATGTTTCTGTTGAAGGTCACAGAGGTCAGGAGTGTGTCGTCATGTGAAGGTCAGGTGACCACAGAGCAAAAAGCTGCGGTCACCTCAAATCCCAAAGTTATTTGGTTATcaacacaaaagcaaatttgccagaagaaaataaatgaaaagatgaatcagttatcaaaatagcCACACAGTCGTGTTTTACAATTAATCACATTCAACGCATGTGAAGGGACAACAAAGTGATTTCACATTCAGATTTGTTTCTTGCTTCATTTTGACATAAAACATCCAACACTGATAGCATGTTTATCAGTACAGGTACTCATAGACTCCTAATGATACCTGTGCCTGGCCTATGCTGAGTATCCTACCTGTCCCTGGCTGGAAGCACCTGCCTGACTGTGCAGGTGACCTGGCTGCATGTCTTCTTGACGTGGTGCATAGCTCATGGGGGGAGCTGTCAACAATTGACTTTGCTGCTCAACCCTCTGAGGAGCTGCTCCCAGGGAGCTACAGCCACCAtatcctccctcctccagctcagcatggacaggaggaggaggtgaaggtgaaAATGAAGGTGAAAGAGGCAGCAGGTCGGGTGCGTCATCCAGAAGATCAAATCCATCCGACTTGAGAATGGAGTGCAACTCTCCCCAGATCTGATCTGCAACGTTATTGTCAGACTCTTGAGGATCCGTTTTGGAGGATGATTGTTGTGCTGAGGGTGGGTGTTGAGGGTAGGTATTGTGCCTCTTCTCAGCATtgacaggaggaggtgaggtTGAAGGTGGAGTGTGA of the Scatophagus argus isolate fScaArg1 chromosome 16, fScaArg1.pri, whole genome shotgun sequence genome contains:
- the LOC124073537 gene encoding uncharacterized protein LOC124073537, whose protein sequence is MDLLPEQVDSTMTDNDWEDLLSILKSTGVDLVDEAPNTLPPSTSPQPSTSHAPVNAETELQEADCGVADNSWEDLLSILKSAGVDLVDEAPNTLPPSTSPQPSTSHAPVNAETELQEADCGVADNSWEDLLSILKSAGVDLVDEAPHTPPSTSPPPVNAEKRHNTYPQHPPSAQQSSSKTDPQESDNNVADQIWGELHSILKSDGFDLLDDAPDLLPLSPSFSPSPPPPVHAELEEGGYGGCSSLGAAPQRVEQQSQLLTAPPMSYAPRQEDMQPGHLHSQAGASSQGQHNSIPVTGFLEGNQSLRYVGLWNGQPLYEICAPAVVAAPPADASKSKKRKRQNQQEGGQYIKKPPNAFMLFLNEQRPHVEAEIRSR